The proteins below are encoded in one region of Bacillus vallismortis:
- the nhaC gene encoding Na+/H+ antiporter NhaC translates to MKDVRLPTLFEIIIVLGSFLALVMSFTVFLDLPIQLALFISWFIAMILGIRLGYSYKDMQNAILYGISNGLEAVLILVSVGALIGTWIAGGIVPTLIYYGLEFIHPSIFLLATLIICSIMSVATGTSWGTVGTAGIAMIAIGEGLGLPLPLVAGAILSGAYFGDKLSPLSDSTVLASSLSKVDVLDHVRAMLFLSVPAYVITAILFTITGFMYGGKNIDLDKVEFLKSSLQNTFDIHIWMLIPAIVVIVLLAMKKPSMPVIVIGALLGAIWAVVFQGMNPADAVATAYNGFSIKTDVEFLNGLLNRGGIVGMLGSLVVIIFGLGFGGLLEKLGVLRVIVSMFEKKLTSPGNVTVSTLIVAFLANIFGCAMYVSLILTPKIMENSYDRLNLDRRVLSRNSEVGGTLTSGMVPWSDNGIYMAGILGVSTFAYLPFMWLSFVAIGLAIIYGYTGKFIWYTKNNTAKAEKLG, encoded by the coding sequence TTGAAGGATGTAAGACTGCCAACATTATTCGAAATTATTATTGTACTAGGATCATTTTTAGCACTTGTCATGTCGTTTACAGTTTTTTTAGACTTGCCGATACAGCTCGCGCTTTTCATTTCCTGGTTTATCGCAATGATTCTCGGAATCAGACTTGGTTATTCTTATAAAGATATGCAAAATGCCATTCTATATGGTATATCAAACGGTCTTGAAGCCGTTCTGATTCTTGTTTCAGTAGGAGCGCTTATTGGAACATGGATCGCCGGTGGGATTGTACCGACTCTGATTTACTATGGTTTAGAATTTATTCACCCTAGTATCTTTTTGCTTGCAACGTTAATTATTTGTTCCATTATGTCTGTAGCAACAGGAACATCATGGGGAACAGTCGGAACTGCCGGCATTGCCATGATCGCTATTGGAGAAGGTTTAGGCCTTCCGCTTCCTCTTGTAGCGGGCGCTATTCTTTCAGGCGCTTATTTCGGAGACAAGCTGTCTCCTCTTTCAGACAGCACAGTTCTTGCATCCTCACTATCGAAAGTGGATGTCTTAGACCACGTCAGGGCTATGCTCTTTTTATCCGTCCCAGCGTATGTCATTACAGCAATTTTATTTACCATTACGGGCTTTATGTACGGCGGGAAAAATATTGATCTTGATAAAGTTGAATTCTTGAAATCATCTTTGCAAAATACGTTTGACATTCATATTTGGATGCTGATCCCGGCTATTGTCGTTATTGTCTTACTGGCGATGAAAAAGCCATCAATGCCGGTCATCGTAATCGGCGCTTTGCTAGGCGCTATTTGGGCGGTTGTTTTCCAAGGCATGAATCCAGCGGACGCGGTTGCAACTGCCTACAACGGATTCTCGATTAAAACAGATGTTGAATTCTTGAACGGCCTGTTAAATCGCGGAGGCATTGTCGGAATGCTCGGTTCGCTTGTCGTCATTATCTTTGGTCTCGGATTCGGCGGGCTGCTTGAAAAGCTTGGCGTCTTAAGAGTGATCGTCTCTATGTTTGAAAAGAAATTAACATCACCGGGCAACGTCACTGTTTCTACGCTGATTGTAGCGTTTTTAGCAAACATCTTCGGCTGTGCGATGTATGTATCTCTTATTTTGACACCGAAGATTATGGAAAACAGCTACGATCGATTGAATCTCGACAGAAGGGTGCTGTCTCGTAACTCGGAGGTGGGGGGAACCTTAACTTCAGGTATGGTTCCTTGGTCTGATAACGGTATTTACATGGCTGGTATTTTAGGAGTTTCAACCTTCGCCTATCTGCCGTTTATGTGGCTCAGTTTTGTTGCAATAGGTCTTGCTATTATCTATGGTTATACAGGAAAATTTATATGGTATACGAAAAACAATACAGCTAAAGCCGAAAAACTAGGCTAA
- a CDS encoding NAD-dependent malic enzyme produces the protein MIAKHMIRTLMIETPSVPGNLGRVASAIGLLGGDIGEVETVKVGPNYTMRNITVQVENEEQLQEVIAAVQGLGEGIRLHTVSDEVLSAHEGGKIQMKSKMPIRSLAELGRVYTPGVADVCRLIEKEPEKASIYTTISNSVAIVTDGTAILGLGNIGSVAGMPVMEGKAALFDQLAGISGIPILLDTSDPEEIIKTVKHISPGFNGILLEDIGSPHCFEIEDRLKEELNIPVMHDDQHGTAVVTLAAAISACRSAGVDLKEAKVGQIGLGAAGVAICRMFMAYGVKAVYGTDKSEEAMNRLEQYGGQAVAGIEELMETCDIIIATTGVPGLIKPAFVRSGQVILALSNPKPEIEPEAALQAGAAYAADGRSVNNVLGFPGIFRGALNAKSKEINHDMLVAAAEAIAACTKQGDVVPQPLDSKVHHEVAAAVERAALTAVKSIK, from the coding sequence ATGATAGCGAAACACATGATTCGAACACTGATGATCGAAACGCCTTCGGTTCCCGGAAACCTTGGAAGGGTGGCTTCGGCAATCGGCCTTCTGGGCGGGGATATTGGTGAAGTGGAGACAGTGAAAGTCGGTCCCAATTACACAATGCGGAATATTACCGTTCAAGTGGAGAATGAAGAACAGCTTCAGGAAGTGATCGCGGCTGTACAGGGCTTGGGAGAAGGGATCAGGCTTCACACCGTATCTGATGAAGTCCTGTCCGCACATGAAGGCGGAAAAATCCAAATGAAAAGCAAAATGCCAATACGCTCACTGGCAGAGCTTGGGCGTGTCTATACACCAGGTGTTGCAGACGTGTGCAGACTGATTGAAAAAGAACCTGAAAAAGCGTCTATTTATACTACGATCAGCAATTCTGTCGCAATTGTAACGGATGGAACGGCAATTCTGGGCCTTGGCAATATCGGCTCTGTGGCAGGCATGCCTGTCATGGAAGGAAAGGCTGCTCTGTTTGATCAGCTGGCGGGTATCAGCGGCATTCCGATTTTGCTTGATACGAGTGATCCTGAAGAAATCATCAAAACGGTAAAGCATATTTCTCCGGGCTTTAACGGCATCTTGCTTGAGGATATCGGCTCGCCGCATTGCTTCGAAATCGAGGACCGCCTAAAAGAGGAGCTGAACATCCCTGTTATGCACGATGATCAGCACGGTACAGCTGTTGTAACGCTGGCAGCTGCCATCTCGGCATGCAGGAGTGCAGGTGTTGACCTGAAAGAAGCGAAGGTTGGGCAAATCGGACTGGGCGCAGCAGGCGTCGCTATCTGCCGGATGTTTATGGCCTATGGCGTAAAAGCTGTGTACGGAACAGACAAATCAGAGGAAGCGATGAACCGTCTAGAACAGTATGGCGGACAGGCAGTTGCCGGCATCGAGGAGCTCATGGAAACATGTGACATTATCATTGCCACAACGGGAGTTCCCGGGTTAATTAAACCAGCATTTGTACGGTCTGGCCAGGTGATTTTGGCATTATCGAATCCGAAGCCGGAAATTGAGCCGGAGGCCGCGCTGCAGGCCGGCGCCGCATATGCAGCTGATGGCCGTTCTGTTAATAATGTGCTTGGCTTCCCGGGTATTTTCAGAGGAGCGCTCAACGCAAAAAGCAAGGAGATCAATCATGATATGCTTGTCGCAGCAGCAGAGGCCATCGCAGCCTGCACGAAGCAAGGCGATGTGGTCCCGCAGCCGCTTGATTCAAAAGTCCATCATGAGGTAGCAGCCGCAGTCGAGCGCGCGGCCCTTACAGCAGTGAAATCAATAAAGTAA